The nucleotide window ATGCTGACATTTCCGGGCAGCTCCAAATGCAAGCGGGTACCACCAGTAAAATCAATGCCAAAATTCAGGCCCTGAATCAATAACGATGCCAGACCAACAAGAATAATTGCCAGGGCGGCAACAAACCAAACACGGCGTCTCGCCATAAAATCAAAATTCATTACTTATTCACCCCCAGCAACCATCTGGCTTTAACTACGTTGGAAGCAATCAGATTGGACATCAGCAACCGATTAATTCCCAAAGCGGAGATCATGCTGACGATAACACCAATGGACAGCGTCAGGGCAAAGCCCCGAATCGGGCCGGTGCCAAACTGAAAGAGAATTGCCGCGACAATCAATGTGGTGACATTGGAGTCAAGGATGGTGCTCAATGCCTTCCGGAAACCAGATACAACACTGGTGCGGAAAGTCTTACCGTTATAGAGCTCTTCCTTTATCCGTTCAAAGATAATGACATTGGCATCCACGGCCATGCCGATGGTGAGAATTATACCGAGGATACCGGGAAGGGTAAGAACAGCGCCCATGGCCGTCAGCGTTCCCAGGAGCAGAACCAGATAGGCCAGCAGGGAAAAAGCGGCCATCAGACCCGGTAATCGGTAAAAAACAATCATAAATACTAAGATCAAAACCAGACCTATCATACCAGCCTGTAAACTGCGTTGCAGAGAATCAAGCCCCAAAGTCGGGCCGACAGTCCTCACCTGCAGCTGCACCAATTCCAGCGGCAGGGCGCCGGAGCGGAGCAAATTGGCAAGGTTGGCTGCTTCATCGATGGTGCCGATGCCCTCAATTTGGGCCTGACCGCCGGAAATCACACTGTTTACTACTGGATTGGAAATAATCTCGCCATCCAGGACAATTGGCACTTGCTGGCCGATATGTGTCCTGGTTAATTCTTCAAATAACTGGGCGCCTTCCGAATCAAAGCGCAGGGAAACAATCGCATTGCCGCGGTCGTCAAAACCTGCCTGAGCATTGCGTAAATTGGCGCCGGTTATCACTGTATTGCCATCGGCGTCCAGAAACTCCAGCTGGGCGGTGGTACCAATCATATCGAGAATCGCCTGCTGGTCCATGTCAACATTGGGGTCCACAGCAAGCTCAACCCGAATCCGCCGCTCGCCCTCCCGTTGAATAATCGGCTCGGCGAACCCAAACTGGTCCACACGGTTGCGCAGCACGGCAATTGTGCCCACCATGTCTTCTTCTGCTATCCGACCGCCACCGGGCTGATCGCCGCCGCGGCCAAACAAATTGTCAAACCAGCCGGTTATCCGCTGCAGGAATGACACACTTTCTTCTTCATCTGTCTCTTCATCCGGGCTGTCCTCGGACGGCTGCGCTTCCAGAAGCACATAGACCCCGCCCTGGAGATCCAGACCCAGGTTGATTTCGTCAATAATCAGAGGCACTGCCAGAGCTGTTGCTGATACAATCACAGCGATCAGCAAAATCAGCGTCAGCAGCTTGTTCCACTGAATCATCGCATTCTCCCCTTCCTCTCGCCATACTCCCAACATTATAACCTTGTCCCAATGTCAGTGTCAATTTTGTTTAGAGCAGGCGAGACTCATTAATTACTAGTGAAAACGAACTGTCCAGGTGATCGGCGGCCCGGCGGCACATAATCATCCGGGTAAGGAAAATCTCAAAATACTCCATAACATCGCTGATTTCAGTATCGATTTCCAACTCCAGGGTGATAATTCTTTGTTCTGAATCAACACGCAAAAAGGAATGCTGAGCGGCGTAATTAACCCGGTCGTGGATATCAAAATTCACCACATCCGTATTGCGCACCCGGGAGCGATGGACATCAGATTTATCCGCCAAAATTAAGGCCGCGGCGATATGGTTCACCGGATGTCCGTATTGTTCTTCATGATTGCCGACAGCAGCTGCCACCAAAGCGATTTCCTCCCAGGCCATGCCTAAATCTTTCAGGGCCTGAATCGCCATATAGGCGCTGGACTGACCATGATTATAGCGGCTGATGACATTGCCCATATCATGCATATAGCCAGCAATCTCAGCCAATTCACAATCTCGTTTGGGATACCCAAGGCGTGAAAGGGTGTTGCCGGCAATTTTTGCGACCAGACCGGCATGGCGGTAACTGTGCTCAGTAAACCCCATGGCGCCCAAATGCTCATTACCAATCTCAATAAAAGTTTGCACCATGGGCAGTTTTTTAACATCTTCAACTGTGATTGGTTTGCTCATTTGCTCTGCTCCTCTTTTCCAAAAAATCGACAACGGTTTGGGTCACCTCATCAATACTGAGGGGGTCGGTGATTATTAACAAATCGCATTCTTCACGGGCAAACTTCAATCGCTGCTGTTGGATTTGCAATTGTTTTTCCGACCAGGCAAAGCTAGGCCGCCGCTTGCAGGCGGTTTCGAAAGTACAAGTTAGCATTACCAAAACAGTCGGCCGTTTATACTTCCACAAACGTCGGACCTCCGAATGCTCCTGGGGAACATTCCTGGCATTGTAGCCCAAATCGTTTAAATTTTTCACCAAAGTTGTTTTACCCGCAGCACAATTGCCCACAACAGCAATGATCTCATCCATAGTCTGTCACTCCAACGGAAATTCAACCCGCATTCGCCGGATGCCATTGCCCGCACGATCACGGATTGATACAACCGCCACCGAGGTATCGTCCTGGGGACGACCATCATCTAAAGCGATTGCGTGATTGATAATCTGTCCAGCAACATAATCAGGCGCGATATCCTGTTTATAAAAGTGATGAATCTTTTGCAGCCAGGCCTCCACAGACATTTCTTTGCCTGAACGAACGCCGGCACTGAGGACTCCGTCACTGAAGGTGACAGCCATCAGACCAGCCCTAAGGGGCAGCTGTTGAATCTGGGGACGGGTAAAACGGTAAAATCCCAGGGGCGGGCAATCGCTGTCAAAGCGCCACGCCCGCTCCGCCGAAAAAACAAAAATCGGGCAGTTGCCGCTGCGTGTCAGGACCAGGGTTTTGGTGTCTGTGGCCACTGAAATCATGCCGATGGTAGCGCTGACACGCCCGCGCTTTTGCACATAGAGCCAATCGTGGATTGCCCTGACCACGGCCCCGTCTCTAGCCCCATCAGTTATCAATGCTGAGGCCTTGCCCGCCAGGGCTGAACTAATTGTCTTAGCGGCCCGGCCGCTGCCCTGACCATCGACAATCAGCACTGAAACTCCGCCCAAGGGGCGCTCCACCACTTCGGCGCTGTCTCCGGCCTGACTGACTGCATGTTTTGCTGTTTTATCAACGGCGACTGCAATCTGCATTAGACTCCCCTTCCCTTTTCTCAAGACCTGAAATAAATTATAATTTAGGTGGCAAAAAAATGCAAAGAAAGGAGCATTGTCTTGAAACTAGAACAGTACATCCACCCCTCAGCGGTGTTAATGGGTGACATCACATTGGGAAAAAAAGTTAGTATCTGGCCGTTGGCGGTGCTGCGGGCAGATATGGCTGCCATGACCATCGGCGACCAAACCAACATTCAGGACGGGGTTGTGCTGCATGTTGACAGCAATCATCCCCTTGAAGTTGGCAACCGGGTGACCATCGGCCACAAAGCCGTCCTCCACGGCTGCACAATTGCTGACAACTGCCTGATTGGGATTGGCTCAATTGTTCTCGATGGCGCCGAAATTGGCGAAAACTGCCTAATTGCAGCCGGCAGCTTAATCTCACCGGGGAAAAAGATTCCAGCCAATTCTCTTGTTATGGGCAAGCCTGCTCGAATTATCCGCTCGCTAACCCCGGAAGAAATTGAGGCAGTCGGCAAGTCAGCGGAAAATTATTGGCAGATGGCCCAAAAACAGCTGGTGCATGATAATGAATTCGTCCCTGAAAAAAGAGAGCAGATTTAGGTCTGCTCTCTTAATCTTTCTATTCGTCCTCTTCATCTGAACCATTATCTTCTTCATCTTCGCCTTCCCCGTCTTCATCATCTTCATCATCTTCATCATCAACCGGGGTAAAACCGCGACTGCGCCAGAAGTTAGCCAAATCTTCCTGGCTGGGGACTTCCAGTCGGTCAACAACCCAGTCACCGGCTTCTTCAACAAAGTAATAAGTATAGTACTCCAATTGCTCGCGAACATTATCGCCGTCTGTTTCGATTCGCATGAACTCAGCCCGAACAACTCCCTGACGCCAACCGCGGTCCAACACCTGAACCTGGATATCGCCGATGATTTCCGAGACAGTTTGCTGCTGGGTAAAGGCGTCTACCCGATCATTTGCAGTCTCCCTGAGGTAATCGGCAAACCGGCCGCTGACATTATCGATACCTTCCAAACCGGTCATGCTCTGATAATCATAATTAAAGTAGCTGGCGCTGAAGTCTTTGGCACTTGCTTCCATAGCTGCCGTCGCCCCCGGCAAATACGCCTGGTAATACCAAATTGCACCGCCACCAACCGCCAGCACAGCCACAGTCAGGACAATCAACAAAATATTGGTCCATACCTGTTTACGTCTGTTGGATTTCCTATGCTTCACCACATGCCTCACCTCTTACCGATAGTTTGTTCATTCAATGCCTGTTTAACTTTCAAAAACAGGGCCGCTTCCATGCGCATTTTTAGGAGCTCACACCCCAAGTCCCAGGGCTCATCCAGAGATTGATTGGCCCACCAGGCATTAGCGTGACAACCGCCACCGCAATAATACCGTGCCCAGCATTTGCGGCAGGTTTCTTTTTGCCACATGTCTGCAGCTGCAAAACTGTCCCGTACGCGGGGAGTGCTCACTCCCGTGTACACGTCGCCCAGACGCCATTCTGACTGCCCGACAAATTGGTGGCAAGGGTAGAGTTCCCCCGCCGGTGATACAGCCAGGTACTCGACACCGGCGCCGCAACCCGACGCACGCTTGGCGCCACAGGGGCCCTGGCTCCAATCAATAAGAAAATGAAAGAAAACAAATGGTTCCGGTGTGTTCAAAGCCAGCTCCGCCAGCTGCCAATATTGCTGTCGCAATTGGGGCAAATGCTCAGTCCTAATCGCCAAATGGGACCGGGCCGGGGCCACCACCGGTTCCAAAGAGAAGCGCCGAAAACCCAAGTCCAGCCAATGCTCAATATCCCGGACAAAGTCTGTGTTAAGAGCGGTATATGTACCACGCACATAATGGTTGTCCCCGATTTTCGCAAGCAAAGCCTGAATATTCTCGGTCACTGCCTGGTAACTGCCACAACCATCGCAGCCAGGTCGCATCTTATCATGTACCTCCGGACGGCCGTCATGGCTTAGCACCAAATCCAACCCCAGCTCGGCAAGTTCATGCTGCAAGGCGGGAGTGAGAGCATTTGCATTGGTTGTCAGAGTAAGATTTACCTTTTTGTTCAGTGCCTCAGCACGCTCCCGAGCATAGGCAGCCGTCCTGCGGACAACCTCCATGTTCAGCAGAGGCTCACCGCCAAAAAAGTCAATCTCACAGGTGTGGCCGCAGCTGGACAACAGCAAATCGACAGCAGACCGGGCCACATCAGCGTCCATCAATCCCCGTTCACCGCCAAAACTGCCGGTGGAGGCGAAACAATAGCGGCAACGCAAATCGCAGTCATGGGCGACATGCAGACACATCGCCTTAAAACGTCCACCACCCGGCCGCTGCCGCGGCTTTACATCCCGGGTGAACAACAACTCCTGCTCAATCAGCCCGTGAACCTCCTGCCAGGAATCG belongs to Bacillota bacterium and includes:
- a CDS encoding serine/threonine-protein phosphatase, which gives rise to MQIAVAVDKTAKHAVSQAGDSAEVVERPLGGVSVLIVDGQGSGRAAKTISSALAGKASALITDGARDGAVVRAIHDWLYVQKRGRVSATIGMISVATDTKTLVLTRSGNCPIFVFSAERAWRFDSDCPPLGFYRFTRPQIQQLPLRAGLMAVTFSDGVLSAGVRSGKEMSVEAWLQKIHHFYKQDIAPDYVAGQIINHAIALDDGRPQDDTSVAVVSIRDRAGNGIRRMRVEFPLE
- the secD gene encoding protein translocase subunit SecD, with product MLGVWREEGENAMIQWNKLLTLILLIAVIVSATALAVPLIIDEINLGLDLQGGVYVLLEAQPSEDSPDEETDEEESVSFLQRITGWFDNLFGRGGDQPGGGRIAEEDMVGTIAVLRNRVDQFGFAEPIIQREGERRIRVELAVDPNVDMDQQAILDMIGTTAQLEFLDADGNTVITGANLRNAQAGFDDRGNAIVSLRFDSEGAQLFEELTRTHIGQQVPIVLDGEIISNPVVNSVISGGQAQIEGIGTIDEAANLANLLRSGALPLELVQLQVRTVGPTLGLDSLQRSLQAGMIGLVLILVFMIVFYRLPGLMAAFSLLAYLVLLLGTLTAMGAVLTLPGILGIILTIGMAVDANVIIFERIKEELYNGKTFRTSVVSGFRKALSTILDSNVTTLIVAAILFQFGTGPIRGFALTLSIGVIVSMISALGINRLLMSNLIASNVVKARWLLGVNK
- a CDS encoding gamma carbonic anhydrase family protein, with amino-acid sequence MGDITLGKKVSIWPLAVLRADMAAMTIGDQTNIQDGVVLHVDSNHPLEVGNRVTIGHKAVLHGCTIADNCLIGIGSIVLDGAEIGENCLIAAGSLISPGKKIPANSLVMGKPARIIRSLTPEEIEAVGKSAENYWQMAQKQLVHDNEFVPEKREQI
- the scfB gene encoding thioether cross-link-forming SCIFF peptide maturase, with the translated sequence MNPGNYHLITRGELNIVLDVPTGAVHVFDAPALAVFKALAEGKSFEDLARDWQFSPEELADSWQEVHGLIEQELLFTRDVKPRQRPGGGRFKAMCLHVAHDCDLRCRYCFASTGSFGGERGLMDADVARSAVDLLLSSCGHTCEIDFFGGEPLLNMEVVRRTAAYARERAEALNKKVNLTLTTNANALTPALQHELAELGLDLVLSHDGRPEVHDKMRPGCDGCGSYQAVTENIQALLAKIGDNHYVRGTYTALNTDFVRDIEHWLDLGFRRFSLEPVVAPARSHLAIRTEHLPQLRQQYWQLAELALNTPEPFVFFHFLIDWSQGPCGAKRASGCGAGVEYLAVSPAGELYPCHQFVGQSEWRLGDVYTGVSTPRVRDSFAAADMWQKETCRKCWARYYCGGGCHANAWWANQSLDEPWDLGCELLKMRMEAALFLKVKQALNEQTIGKR
- a CDS encoding HD domain-containing protein, which encodes MSKPITVEDVKKLPMVQTFIEIGNEHLGAMGFTEHSYRHAGLVAKIAGNTLSRLGYPKRDCELAEIAGYMHDMGNVISRYNHGQSSAYMAIQALKDLGMAWEEIALVAAAVGNHEEQYGHPVNHIAAALILADKSDVHRSRVRNTDVVNFDIHDRVNYAAQHSFLRVDSEQRIITLELEIDTEISDVMEYFEIFLTRMIMCRRAADHLDSSFSLVINESRLL